CTCGACCGTGTATCCGGTCACGTACTTCCCCACCAGCACCGCGGCGTGGCGCTGCGGCAGGCTGGCAAGCGCGCGGTTGACCAACTGGCGCGTCAGGGCCGCATCTTCCTCAGTGCTGAGTGCAACCTCGGGGTTGGCGGCGGACTCTGCGAACTCCGGTATCAGCGGCACTTCCATGCGGCGGCGGCGGCAGAAGCGGGCGAGGCGGTGGCGGGCGACGCCCAGCAGCCATAGGTCGAGTGTTCCCTGCGCCGGGTCGAAGCGGCCCATGGACGCGGCCGCCGTCATCAGGATATCCGAGCTGAGGTCCTGGGCGTCGGCGTGGTTGGCCCCCAGGTGATGATAGGCGAACCGGTAGGCCCATGCGGAGTAGCGGTCAAACAGGCGATCCCAGATCGCCACGTCGCCGGCGGCAATGCGCCGCGCCAGGACCGCGTCCCCCTCGGCCGTCGCTGTCGCGCGGGTCACCGCGATCTCCTTCGCCAGCGCCTGCTCGCACTCCACTGGTGGCCGCTCCCGGCTGGTGTTGTCATCCACCAGTAAGTTGCCGTCAGGGGGGCGAAATCCTTCGCCGCGCAGGCGGGCGGCCGGGCGGCGGCGCAGCGGCGGCTGACGCACCTAAACGGTGACGCCGGCGGGGGGCAATCTCCGCCGGCGTCTTACCATGTTGCACGATGCCGCCTTGCCGAAGCAGTGCGGTCCTGTACGGCGGCCGGCTCGTCAGTAGCGCGTGCCCACGTAGAGCACGACGCCGGTATTGCCGTCC
The DNA window shown above is from Armatimonadota bacterium and carries:
- a CDS encoding sigma-70 family RNA polymerase sigma factor translates to MRQPPLRRRPAARLRGEGFRPPDGNLLVDDNTSRERPPVECEQALAKEIAVTRATATAEGDAVLARRIAAGDVAIWDRLFDRYSAWAYRFAYHHLGANHADAQDLSSDILMTAAASMGRFDPAQGTLDLWLLGVARHRLARFCRRRRMEVPLIPEFAESAANPEVALSTEEDAALTRQLVNRALASLPQRHAAVLVGKYVTGYTVEELARSTDSTPKAVESLLTRARAAFRAAFTELAGSAAGGDSRG